The genomic stretch CGTCCACACCGTCCTGTTCCATCAGTGCCGTGTTGCCGAGCGCCACCCGCTGTCCCTCGACCCGGCCGTGCACACCGATGCCGGTGGACGACTCGAAGTCGACTGCCGTGGTCAGCACGAGCTTGCGCGCACGTGCCGCGTCAACGATCGCTTGCGCCAGCGGGTGCTCGCTGCCCTGGTCCAGGCTCGCCGCCAGGCGCAGCACCGCATCCTCGGAGTGTCCTGGTGCCGGGACCGCACGGTCGAACGCCGGCTTGCCCTCGGTCAGCGTGCCCGTCTTGTCGACGATCATCGTGTCGACGCGCCGGAAGTGCTCGATCGCTGAGGCGTCACGGAACAGGATGCCCTGGGTCGCCGCCTTGCCGGTGGCCACCATGATGGACATCGGCGTGGCAAGACCCAGGGCGCACGGGCAGGCGATGATCAGCACCGACACCGCGTTGATCAGGCCGTACTGCCAGCCCTGCTCGCCGGCGAGGAAACCCCAGGCGAAGAGCGAGATCAGGGCGATGCCGATGACCACCAGCACGAACCAGCCGGCAACCTGGTCGGCCATGCGCTGCATCGGCGCCTTCGAGCGCTGGGCCTGCGCGACCATCTGCACAATCTGGGACAGCATGGTCTGCGACCCGACCCGCTCCGAACGCATCACGAGCGAGCCGGAGGTGTTGAGGGTGGCGCCGATGACCGTGTCGCCGGGCCGCTTGGTCACCGGAACGGGCTCGCCGGTCAGCATGGCCTCGTCGATGGCGCTCGTGCCTTCGAGCACGACACCGTCGACCGGCACCTTCTCGCCGGGGCGGATGCGCAGGCGATCGCCGACATGGACGTGGGTGAGCGGCACGTCCGCTTCGGTGCCGTCCGGCTCGATCCGCCGGGCGGTCTTGGGCGCCAGGCCGAGTAGCGACTTGATCGCCGCGGAGGTCTGCGAGCGCGCCCGCAGCTCCAGCATCTGCCCCAGCAGGGTCAGCGAGACGATGACCGCGGCTGCCTCGAAGTACACGCCGATGCGCCCGTGGGCCATGAAGCTGGCCGGGAACAGCTGCGGCGCGACGGTGGCGACGACGCTGTAGATGAAGGCAGCTCCCGTGCCGATGCCGATCAACGTCCACATGTTCGGGCTGCGATGCCGGAACGACTGCGCGCAGCGCGCGAAGAATGGCCAGCCGGCCCACAGGACGATCGGCAGCGAGAGCACCAGCTCCAGCCAGCTCTGCTTGAGCGGATCGATCCAGCCCAGCCGGTGCCCGGCCATCGCCAGGACCGTGACCACCGCGGTCAGCGGCAGCGTCCACCAGAAGCGCCGGGAGAAGTCCCGCCGCTCCGAGTTGTCGTCGTCCGCCGTCGCCTCCGGGATCAACGGCTCCAGCGTCATGCCGCACTTGGGGCAGTTGCCGGGCCGGTGCTGCCGCACCTCAGGATGCATCGGGCAGGTGTAGACCACGGCGCCGCCGGGCGCGGCTGGCAAAGGGTGGACGGGGTGTTGAGGGTGATCGTGTCGGTGTTGGTGTTGGTCCATTCTTCTTCTCCGTGACCAGAAAGCCATGTGCTGGGCGAGCGCGGCCAACCCAAGGGGAAGAGCCGGCGGCGGCCTTCAGGGCCGGGCGCGGCTCGAAAAGGCAGTCGTAGCGGCATTCATGCCACCATGCTGCTGGAAGACTTTTCCGCGCCCTTGACCTCGATCAATCCATCAAGCTCAGTGGCAACTGCCGCAGCAGCCCCCGCCGGACTTGCGCGGCGCCCCGGCGCTTGCGGGAGCCTGGACCGGCGTGTAGCCGGCCTCTTCGATGGCCGCCTTGAACTCGGCCTCGTCGGCGGTCTTCGACTCGATCTGCACGCGCTTGTTGCCGAGGTCGACCGCGACCACCGCATCCCGGGCGGTCTGCTTGACCGCCTTGGTGATCGTGCTCACACAGTGGCCACAGGTCATGTCGTTCACTTCAAATTCAATCATCACGGCTTCCTTCATCAGCGGTCCGGGGTATCCGGTGACTGAACTTTGAAGCTTCCCACCATGGCAAAGTCCAGTGGCCCACCGGAAAAACCCTAACCGCGGTCGGGAGCTGAGGCGACGCTTGACCTTCCCACGGGGGCAAGGTGCAGACAGAGCGGCCACCCGAACCAGACCGTGAAGCGCCGGCGTCACTGAACCAGCTGCAGCTCCGTGACCACGAAGGCGCTGTTGGACTTTTCAGCCGCGAAACGCACCTTGTCGCCGACCTTGACCTTGTCCAACAACGACGGGTCCTTCACCTGGAAGACCATCGTCATGCCCGGCATCGACAGGTTCTTGATCTCGCCGTGCTTCAAGGTGAGCTTCTTGTTCGCCGTGTCGACCTTGCGAACCTCGCCCTCGACCAGGTCGGCTGTTGTCGTCGAAGCCGTGGTGGCATGGGTGTGACCGCTGCTGGCGGCCGGTTGCACGGAGAACGCCGCGGTGCTGGCCATCAGCGAGACGGCGGCCAGCAGGGCAAGCAGAGACTTGTTGTTCATGGAAATGCTCCTTCCTGGTTGAGCGGAGGTACGACGGGTACGTGTGGGTGCCGCCGTTGGTTGGGCTGGATCGGACGCAGGGCGGGTGTCAGTGCCCGTGGCCGCCGCCTCGGCCGTTGGGTTTGCGCACGCGCATCTCGACGTGCTGGGCCGGCTTGCGCGCCAGTGCCATCGACTGGCCCCCGGCCGTGAAGGACCGGGCGGGCTCGGGCAGCCTGCCGGTGAACTCGTAGGCCACCTCGCCCGGCGGGTGCTGGTACCAGCCCGGGTCTTTAAAGTCGCCTCGCTTCTGGTTCGCGCGCACCTTCATCACCGTGAACATGCCGCCCATTTCAACCGGGCCGAACGGGCCTTGGCCGGTCATCATCGGCAGCGTGTTGTCGGGGATGGGCATCTCCATCTCGGCCATGTCCGCCATGCCGCGCTCGCCCATCACCATGTAGTCGGGGATCAGCTTTTGGACCTGCTTGGCGATCCCCGTGTGGTCCACCCCGATCATCGTCGGCAGGTCGTGGCCCATCGCGTTCATCGTGTGGTGGCTCTTGTGGCAGTGGAAGGCCCAGTCGCCCGGCTCGTCGGCGAGGAACTCCACCGCCCGCATCTGGCCGACCGCCACGTCGGTCGTCACCTCGTTCCAGCGCGCGCTCTCGCGCGTCCAGCCGCCGTCGGTGCCGGTCACGACGAACTCGTAGCCGTGCAAGTGGATCGGGTGGTTGGTCATCGTCAGGTTGCCGATGCGGATGCGCACCCGTTCGCCCAGTCGCGCCACCATCGAGTCAATGCCGGGGAAGACCCGCGAGTTGAAGGTCCACAGGTTGAAGTCGGTCATCTCGCTCACGCGCGGCGTGAAGCTCCCCGGCTCGATGTCGAACGCGGTGATGATGAAGCCATAGTCGCGGTCGACCGCCATGAACTTCGGATCCTTCGGGTGTGCGATGAACATCCCGTACATGCCCATCGCCATTTGGACCATCTCGTCGGCGTGCGGGTGGTATTTGAAGGTCCCGCTGCGGCGCACGACGAACTCGTAGACGTAGGTCTTGCCCGGCGGGATGTGCGGCTGCGTGAGGCCGCCGACGCCGTCCATGCCGTTGGGCAGGCGCAGGCCGTGCCAATGGACGGTGGTGTGCTCGGGCAGGCGGTTGGTCACGAAGATGCGCACCCGGTCGCCTTCCACCGCTTCGATGGTGGGGCCGGGCGAGGTGCCGTTGTAGCCCCACAGGTGGGCCTTCATGCCGGGCGCAAACTCGCGCACCACCGGCTCGGCCACCAGGTGGAACTCCTTGACGCCGTTGTTCATGCGCCAGGGCAGGCTCCAGCCGTTGAGCGTGACCATGGGGTTGTAGGGCCGCCCGGTGTCGGGCCGCAGCGGCGGTGCGGTCAGCGGACTGGTCTGGAGGACCGGTTCGGGCAAGGCCGCCATCGCGACCTTGCTCACCGTGGAGGCCGCGACCGCGGCACCCGCTGCAGCGGTACCGGTCAGGAAGCGGCGTCGACTGGTTGTCATGGGAGGTACTCCGTCTAGGGGGTCAATGGCCGCCATCGGCGCCGCCGCCGGAGGCCGCAGGGGCCGCCTGCATCGACACGGCGCCGGTGGGTGTGCCGATGAGGGCCGCCTGCAAGGCGGCGTCGGCCAGCCAGAAATCGCGTAGCGCTTCGATCGCCTGTACGACGCTGCCGACTTGCTCACGGGCGTCGGCGAGCAGTTCGAACACGCCGATCAGCATGCCGTTGTAGCGAAGCAGGTTTTCGTCGGCGATCGTCTTGCGCAGCGGCACCACCTCTTCCAGGTAGTGCTTGGCCACGTCGTAAGTGGTGCGGTAGGCGGCGTAGTGCTCGCGCACCTGTGAACTGGCTTCCACGCCGATCTGGGCTGTGCGGTTCAGTGCGGCCATGTAAGTCGCCTGCGAGCGTGCACGGCTGGCGTCGCCGAAGTCGAACATCGGCAGCGGCAGCTCCAGCTCGTAGCCCTTTTGGGGCGGCTCGCCGGTCTCGCTGTTGCGCACGGCGGCGACGTGCAAACCGTTGACGAAACTCGTCACCCGGCTGAGCCCCTGGTCGCGTGCCGTGAACTCCAGGTCGGCGCGCGCGAGGCGGACATCGAGCCGCTGGTCGAGCGCCTGCTGTGCGATGTCGGCTTCCTGCTTCGGCAACTTCGGCAGGTCGGGCAGCCGGTCGGGCAGCGTCAAACGCCGCGCCTGTGCCTCATTCAGCCCGAGCGAGCGCACCAGCGCTTCGCGGCTGCTTTGCGCTACGTGTCGTGCACGGGCCAGCTGCGCGACGGCATCGGCCGCGAACGCTTGTTCACGGGCGCGTTGCAGCCGGTTGAAATTGCCCACCGACTGCATCCTGCGGGCCAGTTCGGCACTGGCATCGGCCGTCTGCTTGACCTGCTCGAAGTACTGCAGCGACTGCTGCGCGGCCACGGCCCGGACCCAGTTCTGCCGCGCGGCGATGGCCGACTGCACCACGTCGCTGGCCAGCCGCAGCTGAATTTGCTGCTGCTGAAAATCCGCCCTGCGCTGCCGCGCGGGCAGCAGCAGGAAGTCGAACACCGAGATGCCGAGCATGCGACCGATGTCGAGCTCGGTCTCCCCACCTTCTCGCCGTACCAGGCGCTCGAAGGTGAAGATCGGGTTGGGCAGCCGGGCGGACTGGGTCGCGCCGGCCGAGGCGGCAGCGCCTTCGAACAGCGCCGCCTGCAGCGCCGGGCTGTGCGCGAGTGCCAGCCGTACCGCAGCGTCGGCCGTGAGCGGCTGGGCGAGCGTCGCATCGACGTCGGCCTGCGCCTGGCGGCGGGCCTCGTCGCTGCTGAGCCACTTCACCTCCGCGCCGAGACGGTCCTGGGTCAGGCGCTGGACGCCCTGGAAATTCTGGTCGATCGCCGTGCTGGCGCAGCCGGCGAGCAGCAGCGCCGCGGTCACCGCGGCCAGGGCGGTGAGCCGAGGGCGTGGTGCAGCCCTGAAGGTCATGCGGGACTCCTCAATGATGTTGCGCAGGGCCGGTGGGTGCCTCGGGCCGCGATGCGGCCGGCGCTGGGGACGGCTTCGGTGCCGTCTTCGGCGGGCGGGTCATCTCGGTCTGACCCAAGGGCTTCTCGGCGTTCGCGGTGCCGGCGCGCGGCGGCGTGGGGCCGGACGAGGGCGGCGCGCCGCCGTGGCCCGCATGCCCGCCACCGGCCTGCTCGCCCACCGCCTCTGCGGCGTAGGTCCGCCAGCCGCCGATGCGACCGACGTGGTCGTTGGCCTCTTTCCAGGGCACCACCTGTTCATCGGCATAACGGCGGTAGCCCTCGAACGCGGAGCGATAGGTGGCGCCGCCCGGCTGCGTGGCGGGCGCCGAAGCTGCGGGGCGCGTCGGGGCGGCGGAGGGTTGGGCGTGCGCGGCCGGCAGGGCCGCGCCGAGCATGCCGGCCAGGCAGGCGGATTTCCAGAGGGACATGAGATCCTCGCGAGACGTGAGGCGGCGGGCGCGCACGAAGCGCGCCTCGACGCCAGCGAAGTCGTCTATGGCGCCGCCTCAGGACGCGGCAAGGCGTCCACCGAGGCGCACCACGGCGGTGTCAGGCGAGGAAGGTTCGGGGTGGCCGCTCAGGGCCGTCGGTCATGAAGACCACAGCGTGCGACTCAGAGGTCGGATGTAGGCTGTCGACCGCGGGCGGCGGATCGATGGCGGTGGCAGATACCGGCAAGGCGGCGGGGGCGCAGCAGAAGGCGCAAACGCTGCACTTCGACGCGGTCGCCTGATGTGGATCGGCATCCGGGTGGGCGTCGGCCGAGGCGAGTTGAGGGGCGTCTGGGGCGGCACGGGTGTCTGCGGTAGGCCCATGCAGGTGCTGCTGGCTGTGGCCGTGCTCGACGTGGCCGTCGGCGGCGTCATGAGGGTCAGCGGCGGTTGCCTGAGAGAAAACAAGCGCCGTGCCGTGGTGCTGCGGCCCGCAGGCGATCATGGTCGCCGCCACCGCTCCCTGGAACGGCAGCGCGACGGCAAGCACCCACAACAAAACGGACCGTACAACACGCCACATGACCGAGAGTCTATGAGATGTTGTCCATTGGCGATATTTCCGATGTGAAATCAGGGGCCGACCGGCTGTGGTAGCCACCTGCGGCACCGAGCGGCAGGCCAGACCTGTCAGCGCGCGCCACCGGCGCTCGGCACAGATGCCAGGCCGCTCCCGGCTATTTCCGGGGAATGGGAGAATCGACGCGCGGTACTCTGACGGGTTCGTCCGATTTGTCCGTCATGCGCTTTTCGCTCAAGTTCAAGATCGCCTGCGCCACCACGCTCCTGGCCGTTGTGCTGGTCGCGCTGGTGGCTGGCCTGCAGCGCATGCGCATGGGCGAGGACTACCTGGCGCTGATCGAACGCGAGCAGGCGTGGCTGACCGCAGCGACGGCCGACGCGCTGGCCGAGAAGATCGAGCTCCAACTGCAGGTGCTGCAGCAGTCGGCCCAGGAACTGGGGCGCCTCGACCTGAACGACCCGCCGGTGTCCCAGGCCGCGTTGACGTCCTTGGCGCCCGCGCGGGCGCTGTTCTTCGGCCTGACCCTGGTGGAGCCCGGCGGCCGCGTGGTGGGGACCTTGCCGTCCAATCCGCAGGCCATCGGGACGAACCTGAGCGACCGGGAGTATTTCCGCATCGCGTTGGACGTTGGTGAGCCGAACATCTCGCCGCCTTTGCGCAGCCGCCTCAGCGGCAAGCCCATGGTGCTGATGGCCGCGCCCATCCTCGGCGCGGACGCCCGCGCCCGCGGCGTTCTGATCGGTGCGCTGGATCTGAACCATCCCAACACACTCGGGGCCTTGAGAGACACCCCGATCGGCAACTCCGGCCATTTTGTCGTGGTGACCCGCGGTGCCGCGCCGGTCTATGTGGCCCACCCCGACCCGTCCAAGGTCCTGCAGCCGTTGATGCCGGAGGACCTGATGCGGGACGACGACCCA from Caldimonas brevitalea encodes the following:
- a CDS encoding copper-transporting P-type ATPase — protein: MDQHQHRHDHPQHPVHPLPAAPGGAVVYTCPMHPEVRQHRPGNCPKCGMTLEPLIPEATADDDNSERRDFSRRFWWTLPLTAVVTVLAMAGHRLGWIDPLKQSWLELVLSLPIVLWAGWPFFARCAQSFRHRSPNMWTLIGIGTGAAFIYSVVATVAPQLFPASFMAHGRIGVYFEAAAVIVSLTLLGQMLELRARSQTSAAIKSLLGLAPKTARRIEPDGTEADVPLTHVHVGDRLRIRPGEKVPVDGVVLEGTSAIDEAMLTGEPVPVTKRPGDTVIGATLNTSGSLVMRSERVGSQTMLSQIVQMVAQAQRSKAPMQRMADQVAGWFVLVVIGIALISLFAWGFLAGEQGWQYGLINAVSVLIIACPCALGLATPMSIMVATGKAATQGILFRDASAIEHFRRVDTMIVDKTGTLTEGKPAFDRAVPAPGHSEDAVLRLAASLDQGSEHPLAQAIVDAARARKLVLTTAVDFESSTGIGVHGRVEGQRVALGNTALMEQDGVDVSSLRGAAEEMRLRGSSVMFLAREGYLLGILAVSDPIKQSTPEAVQSLHQAGMRVVMATGDGLTTARSVAQLLGIDEVHGEVKPADKLALVDRFQRQGRVVGMAGDGINDAPALAKADVGVAMGTGTDVAMNSAQVTLVKGDLRGIARARAISQGTVANMRQNLVFAFLYNALGVPLAAGLLYPLTGWLLSPMIAALAMSLSSLSVVANALRLRAEE
- a CDS encoding TolC family protein, with amino-acid sequence MTFRAAPRPRLTALAAVTAALLLAGCASTAIDQNFQGVQRLTQDRLGAEVKWLSSDEARRQAQADVDATLAQPLTADAAVRLALAHSPALQAALFEGAAASAGATQSARLPNPIFTFERLVRREGGETELDIGRMLGISVFDFLLLPARQRRADFQQQQIQLRLASDVVQSAIAARQNWVRAVAAQQSLQYFEQVKQTADASAELARRMQSVGNFNRLQRAREQAFAADAVAQLARARHVAQSSREALVRSLGLNEAQARRLTLPDRLPDLPKLPKQEADIAQQALDQRLDVRLARADLEFTARDQGLSRVTSFVNGLHVAAVRNSETGEPPQKGYELELPLPMFDFGDASRARSQATYMAALNRTAQIGVEASSQVREHYAAYRTTYDVAKHYLEEVVPLRKTIADENLLRYNGMLIGVFELLADAREQVGSVVQAIEALRDFWLADAALQAALIGTPTGAVSMQAAPAASGGGADGGH
- a CDS encoding heavy-metal-associated domain-containing protein, which gives rise to MIEFEVNDMTCGHCVSTITKAVKQTARDAVVAVDLGNKRVQIESKTADEAEFKAAIEEAGYTPVQAPASAGAPRKSGGGCCGSCH
- a CDS encoding multicopper oxidase family protein, producing the protein MTTSRRRFLTGTAAAGAAVAASTVSKVAMAALPEPVLQTSPLTAPPLRPDTGRPYNPMVTLNGWSLPWRMNNGVKEFHLVAEPVVREFAPGMKAHLWGYNGTSPGPTIEAVEGDRVRIFVTNRLPEHTTVHWHGLRLPNGMDGVGGLTQPHIPPGKTYVYEFVVRRSGTFKYHPHADEMVQMAMGMYGMFIAHPKDPKFMAVDRDYGFIITAFDIEPGSFTPRVSEMTDFNLWTFNSRVFPGIDSMVARLGERVRIRIGNLTMTNHPIHLHGYEFVVTGTDGGWTRESARWNEVTTDVAVGQMRAVEFLADEPGDWAFHCHKSHHTMNAMGHDLPTMIGVDHTGIAKQVQKLIPDYMVMGERGMADMAEMEMPIPDNTLPMMTGQGPFGPVEMGGMFTVMKVRANQKRGDFKDPGWYQHPPGEVAYEFTGRLPEPARSFTAGGQSMALARKPAQHVEMRVRKPNGRGGGHGH
- a CDS encoding copper-binding protein — protein: MNNKSLLALLAAVSLMASTAAFSVQPAASSGHTHATTASTTTADLVEGEVRKVDTANKKLTLKHGEIKNLSMPGMTMVFQVKDPSLLDKVKVGDKVRFAAEKSNSAFVVTELQLVQ